From [Clostridium] symbiosum, a single genomic window includes:
- the nusB gene encoding transcription antitermination factor NusB, giving the protein MTRRELREHCFKLLFCADFYPADETKEQVEEYFTEPMEEVSAPDGESEILHSPALDVFDGGYVKNKVERIIEKIPDLDSQINEIAKGWTTKRMGKVELTILRLALFEIQFDEDVPEKVAINEAVELAKKFGGEDSPSFVNGILAKLV; this is encoded by the coding sequence ATGACCAGAAGAGAATTGCGGGAGCATTGTTTTAAACTGTTGTTCTGCGCTGACTTTTATCCGGCTGACGAGACAAAAGAGCAGGTGGAAGAGTATTTTACGGAGCCGATGGAGGAGGTTTCAGCCCCGGACGGCGAGAGTGAGATTCTTCACAGCCCGGCCCTGGATGTGTTTGACGGTGGATATGTGAAGAATAAGGTGGAGCGTATCATCGAGAAAATTCCTGATTTGGACAGCCAGATTAACGAGATTGCCAAGGGATGGACGACGAAGAGAATGGGCAAGGTGGAGCTGACGATTCTGCGCCTGGCGCTTTTTGAAATCCAGTTTGACGAGGACGTGCCCGAGAAGGTAGCGATCAATGAGGCGGTGGAACTGGCGAAGAAATTCGGCGGGGAAGATTCGCCGTCGTTTGTAAACGGTATTTTAGCAAAGCTGGTGTAG
- a CDS encoding DMT family transporter, which produces MKTETTNDINKSKTARGVFFTLAGGTMWGFSGTCGQYLFTYKNLDSAWVTVTRMLCAGVILLVLGFMRQRREMVLIMKDKKDRRQLFIFSIFGLMFCQYSYMTAISHSNAGTATVLQYLGPVLIMIVSCFIAKKLPSGREVFAIILAVAGTFLLATHGNIHSLVISNLGLAWGLLSAVALMSYTMLPEKIIGRWGSTIVTGYGMLIGGIFLFFVTRYWTVRVTFDLGTILGLAAIVLIGTALSFTLYLQGVSDIGSVKASMLACIEPVSATVISALWLGTAFTFMDFLGLAAIITTVLLLTQKRGKERVS; this is translated from the coding sequence GTGAAAACAGAGACAACGAATGATATCAATAAATCAAAGACGGCACGAGGGGTTTTCTTTACCCTGGCCGGCGGTACGATGTGGGGGTTTTCCGGCACCTGTGGGCAGTATCTTTTTACTTATAAAAATCTGGACTCTGCCTGGGTTACGGTTACGCGTATGCTGTGCGCGGGAGTCATCCTTCTGGTGCTGGGTTTTATGAGACAGCGCAGGGAAATGGTGCTGATTATGAAGGATAAAAAGGACAGGAGGCAGCTTTTTATTTTTTCTATTTTCGGACTGATGTTCTGCCAGTACAGTTATATGACGGCCATCTCCCATTCCAATGCGGGAACCGCCACAGTTCTTCAGTATTTAGGACCGGTGCTGATTATGATTGTTTCCTGTTTTATCGCGAAGAAACTGCCCAGCGGCAGGGAAGTCTTTGCCATTATCCTGGCTGTGGCCGGAACCTTTCTTCTGGCAACACACGGAAATATCCATTCCCTGGTCATTTCAAACCTGGGGCTTGCATGGGGGCTTCTTTCGGCGGTGGCTCTGATGAGCTATACCATGCTGCCGGAAAAGATCATCGGACGGTGGGGAAGCACCATTGTCACCGGATACGGCATGCTGATAGGAGGCATTTTCCTGTTCTTCGTCACGCGGTACTGGACCGTGCGTGTGACCTTTGATCTGGGCACAATCCTCGGACTGGCGGCTATCGTACTGATAGGAACTGCGCTTTCGTTCACGCTGTACCTTCAGGGCGTCAGCGATATCGGTTCCGTCAAAGCCAGCATGCTCGCCTGTATAGAGCCAGTCTCCGCAACGGTCATATCGGCGCTGTGGCTCGGAACCGCCTTTACTTTCATGGATTTTCTGGGACTGGCGGCTATTATTACCACGGTTCTTCTGCTGACGCAGAAAAGAGGGAAAGAGAGAGTTTCTTAA